The Pogona vitticeps strain Pit_001003342236 chromosome 6, PviZW2.1, whole genome shotgun sequence genome contains a region encoding:
- the TMEM219 gene encoding insulin-like growth factor-binding protein 3 receptor isoform X1 codes for MEQECLALIATCIQTSQLLVQQWILNRRTVIFAIARILQRRRFRRSAAVLRRILSASVRRKRALLRLHRNAIVSVVTMVYSSSPALHYEHELMALSERSHWMLPRCSEWWERMISSEQDDRCWISLFRMSRSTLMYIAEELRPALQRRDTGMRSHIPVEKRVAMTIWKLAHHDSYKTVSELFGVGISSACSIFEEVCEEINSRLLAQTIQLGDPQQIMEGFKEMGFPNCIGAIDAIHISILCPPFSADSYINCKGFYSMVLQALVDSKSRFTDIYVGFPERCHDSRILHNSPFFNSMDEGTFGPQTPTVVEGVSMTPVIIGDSAYPLRPWLMKPYPVPKTEAQEKFNERLAKCRVCVERALGVLRARWRCLQMRLDVREKLIPVVIATCCILHNICEIKGDELLEPLESPAASENQSASARPRVPLSEAGLTKRACQIRAAYCSYFEKNPL; via the coding sequence ATGGAGCAAGAATGTTTGGCTCTTATTGCCACCTGTATTCAAACCTCTCAGCTGCTAGTCCAGCAGTGGATACTCAACAGACGGACAGTGATTTTTGCAATAGCAAGGATTCTACAGCGCAGGCGcttccgccgatcagctgctgtACTGCGGCGTATACTCTCAGCCAGTGTTAGACGTAAGAGAGCCCTGCTACGATTACACCGGAATGCTATTGTCTCTGTGGTTACAATGGTCTACTCATCTTCTCCTGCTCTGCACTATGAGCACGAGCTAATGGCCTTGTCTGAGCGATCACACTGGATGCTCCCAAGATGTAGTGAATGGTGGGAGCGGATGATCTCTTCGGAACAGGATGACAGATGCTGGATTTCTTTGTTTCGTATGTCACGCTCTACCTTGATGTATATTGCTGAGGAGCTGCGCCCTGCCTTGCAGCGTCGAGACACTGGCATGCGCTCACATATACCCGTTGAAAAACGGGTTGCCATGACCATTTGGAAGCTAGCGCACCATGATAGCTACAAGACTGTCTCGGAGCTCTTTGGGGTCGGGATTTCATCAGCTTGTTCAATATTTGAAGAGGTGTGTGAGGAAATCAACAGCAGGCTTCTGGCCCAAACCATTCAGTTGGGAGATCCACAACAAATAATGGAAGGCTTCAAGGAGATGGGCTTCCCTAACTGTATTGGTGCAATAGATGCGATACATATCTCCATCCTTTGCCCTCCTTTCTCTGCTGACTCCTACATTAATTGCAAAGGTTTCTATTCAATGGTGTTGCAGGCCCTGGTTGATAGTAAATCCCGTTTCACTGATATCTATGTTGGTTTTCCTGAGCGATGCCATGATTCCCGCATCCTGCATAACTCTCCATTTTTCAACAGCATGGATGAGGGCACCTTTGGGCCACAGACTCCAACAGTAGTGGAAGGTGTTTCAATGACTCCTGTCATTATTGGGGATTCTGCATACCCACTTCGCCCCTGGCTCATGAAGCCATACCCAGTGCCAAAAACAGAGGCTCAGGAGAAATTCAATGAGAGGCTTGCCAAGTGCCGAGTGTGTGTAGAGAGAGCGCTTGGAGTCCTGAGAGCTCGCTGGAGATGTCTGCAGATGAGACTGGATGTACGAGAGAAGCTCATCCCAGTAGTCATAGCTACCTGTTGCATCCTGCACAACATCTGTGAGATCAAAGGCGATGAGTTGCTAGAACCACTGGAAAGTCCTGCAGCTTCTGAAAACCAGAGTGCTTCAGCCAGGCCAAGGGTGCCATTGTCAGAAGCTGGACTTACTAAGAGAGCTTGCCAGATCAGAGCAGCTTATTGCTCCTATTTTGAAAAGAACCCTTTGTAA